The nucleotide sequence AGCGACGCCGGCTCTTTGGCGGCAGAgcacgacgcgcgacggccgGGTTGGTACCGAAAGGACCGGGATCGCGCGTCCCGTGGGTACGAACGTGTTCGAGGAACGCGTATCGTTGGACTCAAGCGACTGACGCACCGCTGGGTCCccaccgacgtcgaggcccaTCAAGTGCCAAATACCAGATATTTCCCCTGCTTGAACCGCGTCTCAGCCCCGTGTCGTAACGGAGACGAGATGCAGCTTCAAGTCCGGAGCGTTCTCACGGGAGGCGCTGTGCGTCTCACAGGCCTGCCATgtgttcctcgccgcgatgcgatGACCCTGATCAACCGCGGGAGGCCGCTCCTGGAATCGTCCGGCTCGTTCGTGAAGGGTACACGTCAGCGCGACCGACGACCGGTCGTGCCCCGAGCGATCATGGACGACACGAGCGATACACAGGACCTGGAGGAGATGTGTGACACTGACCTGGGTTTCTGCGAGCTCTGGGAGAACGAGATGGTCGCGTTTTGGAGGTCTTGGAACGACATGGCCGAGACCGAGCGGCACAAGGTGAGAGATGTCGACATTCGCTGGCTCGTCAAATTaggccgcgtcgacgagcagTTCACCAAGCCTGACGTGGTCTTCAATAACGCAAGGAAGCTCAGCGCGCTGCTGCCTGATGCGAACGTGCCCAATATGCTGCAGCGCGAGCCCGAGGTGTTGAACCTCAACTTCGTGCGCGCTTCGCAGAGCATCCTCGAGCTGCAGTCGGTACTTTGCTCGAGTGATCACTGCTCTGACGTCACGCCAGTACTCGAGCGCCATCCTCGCTTGCTGCTGTGTGAAGATGTAGTAGCCGAGGTTGATGCCGCAAAAGCTCGATTGCAGGAGCTGGCGCCCTCTTGCGACGCGGGCAAAGCGATCAGCGAGTACCCTGAGCTCATATACCGCATCCACAACTATGGCGAGTACAGCGAGCTGCCCATTTCGATTCAGAACATCATCCTCGAGACATCAAACGAAGAGGTGGATGACATCTTGGAGTCATACAATAGCAGGTGGGACGAGTGGGAACGGGAGCGTGGGGATGTTCCCTCCGAGTGGCAAGGGATGGGTGTCGCGAGCAAGGAGTACCAGCGCAAAGGACTCGACGGTGACGGTTGGATGAACGAGTCGGCGCAAAGTGCAGAGGCGGCGGAATGGATGCTTGACGGGTACTTCGACCCCGAGGATGAAGACTGACGCGCGAATTGAACGTTAGCGGCGTAGACAGGGCGATGGGCCAGGTGTATTTGGTTGTTTCGAAACTGTAAAAGTAACTTTGGCGAGGTGATCTTATCGTACTGCGGTTGAGCTATTCGTAGTCGTCGGGGTCGAATGTGactccgccgtcgtcctcttcgGCAGGAGCGTCAACTCTAGCGCGCTTCGCCGGTTGTTCTTCCTCTCGATCTCCTGATTCCTTCGGCTTCTCCGGCTCCTCCTCATTCGTCATTTTTCTCGTGATTTCCTTGTACAATTGCTCTGCGCGTCTCTTCACCACCTTGAACCGCTTGTCCTTCTCGAGTTGGAATTTCGCTACCAACCACGACCCGCCCCTCTTGACCTTTCCCTGCTCGATCTTCTCCCTGACAAGAGCCTCAAAGTCAGCATCTTCATCCGCCTGCTTGTCCGCGTTCTGCATTGCCAACGCCATCAGGTCAACCTTCTGCAAAGCCGCGTTTGAGTCGGTGTACCTCGCGTTTCTGCCGGCGTCGTGCAGCGGATTCTCCAACGGCATCCTGCTCGGGTCCATGAGCACCACCCGCCCCGTGGGTTTGGGCTTCTCCTCGTCATCCACCACCTTCTTGTTCAGCCTGTGGTTAATACAAGGCTTGTCGGGGGTGCAACATGTGCGGCTCTGTCCTTTCACCATGACAAAGACCCGTCCAGTGTGTAGCGCGAGCGCTTGTCCTTTTGGCGAGCTTCGATACTCAGTTCGTAGGGAATCTTCTCCTCACCAGCcagagcgccgagcgcgcagcACGGGGCGACTCCGGCCGTTCGTTCGATGGCGCCCTCCAAGCGGCGCaagacgtccgccgcgtcggagccgGTATCCGGAAACACGACTCAAGGTGTGCGAACCCGGCGTTCCGCGGGCGCACGGGGCGACGTGCCCGACGCACCCGACGCagatctcgacgccgagcccgaaGAGCTCTTGTGCCCCATCACGCGAACCATGTTCCGCGACCCGGTGATGGTCTTCGATTCGGGTCACACGTACGAGAGGAGCGCCGTCTTGGCACACTTCCGGCGTAACGGGGCCAAGGACCCgctcacgcgtcgcgccctgaGCAGCACGAAGGTGATGACGATCTGGGCGATGCGAAACGTGGTGCAGGCTTGGCTGGACAGGCACCCGGACGTGACGCCCGACGGGTGGGACAGTCGCGAGCTTCTGGAGCCGTCGGAGGATGATGGGACGCACATGATTGAGGATGAGGGTGACGCCGGAGTGCTCCGGACATGGCGTGCGATGTGCCCTGCACTGCAGGAGAGCTGGCCAGAGGACGAGCGACCGGAGCACTGGGAAGGGGTGACGATGGGAAACGACGACCGGGTGGTGGACCTCGACTTGGAAGACGTTGGCATGACCGGAGCGGTGCCGGctgagatcgggcagctGACGTCGCTGGTGAGGTTGATCCTCAtcggcaatcagctgacgagcgtgccggcggagatcgggcagctcgcggtgCTGAATCACTTGGACCTCGCCAACAATCAtctgacgagcgtgccggcggagatcgggcagctcacctCGCTGGGGTGTTTGGATCTCAGctacaatcagctgacgagcgtgccggctgagatcgggcagctcatgTCGCTTCGGCGGATGGGCCTCAGCCAcaatcggctgacgagcgtgccggcggagatcgggcagctcacgtcggtGAGGGAGTTGTACCTcggcggcaatcagctgacgagcgtgccggcggagatcgggcagctcacgtcggtGAGGGAGTTGTACCTcggcggcaatcagctgacgagcgtgccggctgAGATTGgacagctcgcgtcgctgagggAGTTGCATTTCcgcggcaatcagctgacgagcgtgcctgcggagatcgggcagctcacaggtttagggtttagggtttagggtttagggtttagggtttagggtttagggtttagggtttagggtttagggtttagggtttagggtttagggtttagggtttagggtttagggtttagggtttagggtttagggtttagggtttagggtttagggtttagggtttagggtttagggtttagggtttagggtttagggtttagggtttagggtttagggtttagggtttagggtttagggtttagggtttagggtttagggtttagggtttagggtttagggtttagggtttagggtttagggtttagggtttagggtttagggtttagggtttagggtttagggtttagggtttagggtttagggtttagggtttagggtttagggtttagggtttagggtttagggtttagggtttagggtttagggtttagggtttagggtttagggtttagggtttagggtttagggtttagggtttagggtttagggtttagggtttagggtttagggtttagggtttagggtttagggtttagggtttagggtttagggtttagggtttagggtttagggtttagggtttagggtttagggtttagggtttagggtttaggg is from Micromonas commoda chromosome 12, complete sequence and encodes:
- a CDS encoding predicted protein, coding for MQLQVRSVLTGGAVRLTGLPCVPRRDAMTLINRGRPLLESSGSFVKGTRQRDRRPVVPRAIMDDTSDTQDLEEMCDTDLGFCELWENEMVAFWRSWNDMAETERHKVRDVDIRWLVKLGRVDEQFTKPDVVFNNARKLSALLPDANVPNMLQREPEVLNLNFVRASQSILELQSVLCSSDHCSDVTPVLERHPRLLLCEDVVAEVDAAKARLQELAPSCDAGKAISEYPELIYRIHNYGEYSELPISIQNIILETSNEEVDDILESYNSRWDEWERERGDVPSEWQGMGVASKEYQRKGLDGDGWMNESAQSAEAAEWMLDGYFDPEDED
- a CDS encoding predicted protein — translated: MPLENPLHDAGRNARYTDSNAALQKVDLMALAMQNADKQADEDADFEALVREKIEQGKVKRGGSWLVAKFQLEKDKRFKVVKRRAEQLYKEITRKMTNEEEPEKPKESGDREEEQPAKRARVDAPAEEDDGGVTFDPDDYE
- a CDS encoding predicted protein, coding for LVRLILIGNQLTSVPAEIGQLAVLNHLDLANNHLTSVPAEIGQLTSLGCLDLSYNQLTSVPAEIGQLMSLRRMGLSHNRLTSVPAEIGQLTSVRELYLGGNQLTSVPAEIGQLTSVRELYLGGNQLTSVPAEIGQLASLRELHFRGNQLTSVPAEI